CGCCCACGGCATCCTGATGCTGGTATTCCTGCCATACGAAGCCTGGTTCAGCCTCGATGCCATCGCCCGCACGCTGTGGCGCATGCTGGTGTCGCGCCGCAATCTGCTGGAGTGGCGCGCTTCGGCGCTGGCCCGCTCCAACGGTGGCCTGGCCGCGTCGTGGCGCACGATGTGGATCTCGCCCGCGCTGGCGCTGGCCGCCGGCGCCGCCCTGGCCGTCACGCGCATCCAGGCTTTCGAGGCCGCGGCGATCTTCCTCGTCGCATGGTTTGTCGCGCCGCTGGTCGCCTGGTGGATCAGCCGGCCGATCGAGCCGCTGCAGGCGCAGCTGGCGCCCGAGCAGCGCCAGTTCCTGCACACCCTGGCGCGCAAGACGTGGGCCTGGTTCGACACGTTCGTGGGACCGGACGACCATTGGCTGCCGCCCGATAACGTGCAGGAGCACCCCGGCACCGTCATCGCGCACCGCACGTCGCCCACCAATATCGGCATGGCGCTGCTGGCCAACCTGACGGCCTACGATTTCGGCTACGTCACGGTGCAGCAGCTGATCGGCCGTACCGCAGGCACGCTGCGCACGATGGGCACGATGGAGCGCTACCAGGGCCACTTCTACAACTGGTACGACACACAGTCCACCAAGCCGCTGCTGCCGATGTACGTCTCCACCGTCGACAGCGGCAACCTGGCCGGCCACCTGCTGACGTTGCAGGCCGGCCTGCTGGGCCTGGCGGACCAGCCCATCCTGGGACCGCAACTGGTGGACGGCCTGGCGACGACGTACCGCATCCTGGCCGACGAGGCCACCGCCGCCGGCATCGCGCCCGAGCAACTGGCGGCGTTGCGCGAGACGCTGGCGCCGGCGCAGCCGCGCTCCCCGGCCAACCTGGTGCAACTGCGGGCCTGGCTGATGGAAGCCACGGCGGCTGCGGATGCGTTCCTGGCGACGGGCGCCGACGAGGTGCGCCAGTGGGCCGCCGCGCTGGCCGCCCAATGCCATGCGGCGCTGGACGAAGTCAACCTGCTGGCGCCGTGGACGGGCGCCGAGGCGGGCAACGTGTTCGACGCCAGCCTGCTGCGTATTCCCACGCTGCGCGAACTGGCGGGCTACCCGCTGGCCGGTGCCGCGCTGTCGGACCTGGCGCCGGGGGAGCGCGAGCGGCGCCAGCACCTGTCCGTGCTGGTCGAGCAGGGGGCGGCGGCGGCCCGCGAGCGGCTGGCGACCTTGCAGGCACTGGCGGCGCAGGCGCGCGAGTTCGCCCAGCTGGACTACGGCTTCCTGTTCAACCGCACCACCAAGCTGCTGGCGATCGGCTACAACGTCAGCGAGCGGCGGCTCGATGCGAGCTACTACGATTTGCTGGCTTCCGAGGCGCGCCTGGCCAGCTTCGTCGCCATCGCCCAGGGCCAGCTGCCGCAGGAGCACTGGTTCGCGCTGGGCCGGCAGCTTGCCATCGTGCACGGCCAGCCCGTGCTGCTGTCGTGGAGCGGTTCGATGTTCGAGTACCTGATGCCGCTGCTGGTGATGCCGACCTATCCGCATACGCTGCTGGACCAGACCTACCGTTCGGTGGTCGCGGCGCAGATCGAGTACGGCCGCCAGCGCAACGTGCCGTGGGGGATTTCCGAATCGGGCTACACGACGGTGGACGCGGCGATGAACTACCAGTACCGCGCCTTCGGCGTGCCCGGCACGGGCATGAAGCGCGGCCTGGCCGACGATCTCGTGATCGCGCCGTACGCGACGATGATGGGCCTGATGGTGGATCCCGAAGCGGCTTGCGCCAACCTGGCACGCATGGCGGAACTGGGCTTCATGGGCCGCTACGGCTTCTACGAGGCGGTCGACTACACGCCGGCGCGCCTGCCGCGCGGCCAGGCGTTCGTCATCGTCAAGTCGTTCATGGTGCACCACCAGGGCATGGGCCTCTTGTCGTTGTCGTACCTGCTGCACGACCGGCCGATGCAGCGCCGCTTCGAGTCCGACCCGATGCTGCAGTCGGCCCTGCTGATGCTGCAGGAACGCAGCCCCCGCGTGGGCGCGTTCTACGCCAGCAGCGGCGGGCAGGCGCCGGCCCTGCGCGAGGCGGCCGCGCAGGAACAGGCCAGCCCGATGCGGATCCTGACCAGGCCCGATACGGCGGTGCCGGAGACCCAGCTGCTGTCGAATGGCCGCTATCACGTGATGGTGACGGCAGCCGGCGGCAGCTCGAGCCGCTGGAAGGACCTGATGGTGACGCGCTGGCGCGAGGACAGCACGCGCGACAACTGGGGCAACTTCTGCTACGTGCGCGACGTCGACAGCGGCCGCTTCTGGTCCAATACGTACCAGCCCACGCTGGCCGAACCGGAGCGCTACGAGGTGATCTACTCCGAAGGGCGGGCCGAGGTCCGGCGCAGCGACCATGGCATCGACCTGTACACGGAGATCGTCGTGTCGCCGGAAGACGATATCGAGATGCGCCGCATCCGCGTGACCAATAAGTCGGACCGCCAGCGCACCATCGAGCTGACCAGCTTTGCCGAGGTGACGATCGCGCCGGCGGCGGCCGATGCCGCGCACCCGGCGTTCTCCAAGCTGTTCGTGCAGACCGAGATCGTGCCGGACGAAAGCGCGATCCTGTGCACCCGCCGCCCGCGCAGCAAGGGCGAGCACACGCCGTTCCTGCTGCACGTGATGACGGTGCACGACGCCAAGGTGGTCGAGGTGTCGTACGAAACGGACCGGGCCCACTTCATCGGCCGCGGCAACTCGGTGCAGGCGCCGCGTGCGTTGCTCGAGCCGGGCGCGCTGGCCGGCGGGCACGGGTCGGTGCTGGACCCCGTCGTGGCGATCCGCTACCGCATCGTGCTGCAGCCCGACCAGGTCGCGACCGTGGACATCGCGACCGGCATGGCCGATACGCGCGAGGCGGCCCAGTCGCTGATCGACAAGTACCAGGACCGCCACATGGCCGACCGCGTGTTCGAGCTGGCCTGGACGCACAGCCAGGTGGTGCTGCGCCAGTTGAACGCCAGCGAGGCGGACGGCCAGCTGTACAGTCGCCTGGCCAACCACGTGATCTATCCGAATGCGACGCTGCGGGCCGAGCCGGCGGTATTGATCCGCAACCAGCGCGGCCAGTCCGGCCTCTGGCCATATGCGATCTCGGGCGACCTGCCGATCGTGCTGCTGCAGGTGAAGGATGCGGACAATATCGAGCTGGCGCGCCAGATGGTCCAGGCGCATGCCTACTGGCGCCTGAAAGGGCTGGTGGTGGACCTGGTGATCTGGTACGAGGACACGTCCGGCTACCGCCAGGCGCTGCACGACCAGATCATGGGCCTGATCGCATCGGGCATCGAGGCGCAGTCGATCGACCGCCCCGGCGGCATCTTCGTGCGCCCGCTCGAGCAGATCTCGCCGGAGGACCGCATCCTGCTGCAGACGGTGGCGCGCGTCATCGTCGGCGACGGCCGCGGCTCGCTGGCCGAGCAGGTCAAGCGGGCCGGCCCGCCGCCGCTGCGCATGCCGCCGCTGCTGGCGGACAACCGCGGCGAGTATGACGACGCCGGCCCCGTCACGCACGTGCCGCACGACCTGATCCTCGCCAACGGCATCGGCGGCTTCACGCCGGACGGGCGCGAGTACGTGATCGTCACTGGACCGGGCCGGCGCACGCCGGCACCCTGGTCGAACGTGCTGGCCAACCCGCAGTTCGGCAGCGTCATTTCCGAAAGCGGCCAGGCCTACACGTGGCACGAGAACGCGCATGAATTCCGCCTGACGCCATGGCACAACGACCCGATCACCGATGCCAGCGGCGAAGCGTTCTACCTGCGCGACGAGGCCAGCGGCCACTTCTGGTCGCCCACGCCGCTGCCGGCGCGGGGTGCCGGCGACTACGTCACGCGCCACGGCTTCGGCTACAGCACGTTCGAGCACACCGAGGCGGGCATCGCGTCCACCCTGACGACCTACGTCGCCCAGGATGCGCCGCTGCGCTACACGGTCCTCAAGGTGCGCAATGACTCGCCGGTGCCGCGCCGCTTGAGCGCGACGGGCTACGTCGAATGGGTGCTGGGCGAGATGCGCTCGAAGTCGGGCATGCACATCGTCACCGAGGTCGATCCCGTCAGCGGCGCGCTGCTGGCCCGCAATGCCTACAACACGGAGTTCTCCGGCCGGGTGGCGTTCTTCAATGCCGATACGACCACGCGCACCGTGACGGGTGACCGCACCGAGTTCATCGGCCGCAATGGCACCCTGGACAGCCCGGCGGCGCTGGGGCGCCAGCGCCTGTCCGGCAAGGTCGGCACGGGGCTGGACAGCTGCGCGGCGATCCAGGTGCCGTTCGACCTGCAGCCCGGCCAGGAACGCGAGATCGTCTTCGTGCTGGGCCTGGGCGGCCGGCGCAACGCCGATGCGACGACGATGGTGCAGAAGCACGGCGGCGCCGCGGCCGCGCAGGAAGCGCTGGCGGCTGTGCGGGCGCATTGGGGCACCACCTTGTCGGCGGTGCAGGTCGCGACGCCCGATCCGGCGCTCGACGTCATCGCCAACGGCTGGCTGATGTACCAGACCATCGCCTGCCGCCTGTGGGCCCGCAGCGGTTACTACCAGTCCGGCGGCGCGTTCGGGTTCCGCGACCAGCTGCAGGACGCGATGGCGCTGGTGCACACCGAGCCGCACCTGCTGCGCGAGCACCTGCTGCTGTGCGCCACGCACCAGTTCGTGGAGGGCGACGTGCAGCACTGGTGGCACCCGCCGGCCGATCGCGGCGTGCGCACGCATTGTTCGGACGATTACCTGTGGCTG
This is a stretch of genomic DNA from Pseudoduganella chitinolytica. It encodes these proteins:
- a CDS encoding GH36-type glycosyl hydrolase domain-containing protein, with amino-acid sequence MNETLPDTPAEDDLPLRAELFSAQQMANHGRALATSHRLSGKGGPDRLLARLTANATVLRTTIEGLTTAVREGRQVTPASEWLLDNYYLIEEQVRIARRHLPKDYSKELPRLASDSDTPRVYRLALEVIAHGDGRVDPESLCRFVEAYQEVAPLTLGELWAIPIMLRLALLENLRRAAARVADNRFQRDLANSWADQMVDVADKNPSGLILVVADMARSNPPVTSAFVAELSRRLQGQSPALTLALTWVTYRLADAGQTIEQQIQAEIGQQAAEQVSIANSIGSLRFLGTMDWQEFVETMSKVEHILRTDPASVYGTMDFATRDQYRHVIEKIARRSKLSEADVARQAVDLARAHAGSDDARHGHVGFYLIGKGVVLLERQAGMRRTPAQALRQTLRAAPLTSYLGGTAVLSVVLTALMLERAVRDGVQGWALVVLAVLGLMGSSQLALALVNWVATLMVRPNPLPRLDFKEGIPSDARALVVVPSLLYSAANIDELCEQLEVRFLANRDPNLRFCLLSDFNDAASETLPTDAALLARARQRIEELNHRYDEGDGGPFLLLHRPRTYNAGEGGWIGYERKRGKLGELNRFLRGGARERFMLVVGETAQLHTIKYVITLDSDTQLARDSARQFVATMRHPLNQPRIDARRNRVVEGYGILQPRVSVSLPSANASLYEKLCGGEPGIDPYTRTVSDVYQDVFAEGSFIGKGIYDVDVFEQVLGERFPENRILSHDLLEGCYLRAGLLSDAQLYEQYPQRYRDDVTRRQRWIRGDWQLAGWLAGRVRTGAGTRERNPLSALSRWKLFDNLRRSLVAPVLTLALLLAFAALPHPWFWTGAVLAIIFVPALAAALYDLAHKAPDTLWRQHVPNSLRRSGLHFAHGILMLVFLPYEAWFSLDAIARTLWRMLVSRRNLLEWRASALARSNGGLAASWRTMWISPALALAAGAALAVTRIQAFEAAAIFLVAWFVAPLVAWWISRPIEPLQAQLAPEQRQFLHTLARKTWAWFDTFVGPDDHWLPPDNVQEHPGTVIAHRTSPTNIGMALLANLTAYDFGYVTVQQLIGRTAGTLRTMGTMERYQGHFYNWYDTQSTKPLLPMYVSTVDSGNLAGHLLTLQAGLLGLADQPILGPQLVDGLATTYRILADEATAAGIAPEQLAALRETLAPAQPRSPANLVQLRAWLMEATAAADAFLATGADEVRQWAAALAAQCHAALDEVNLLAPWTGAEAGNVFDASLLRIPTLRELAGYPLAGAALSDLAPGERERRQHLSVLVEQGAAAARERLATLQALAAQAREFAQLDYGFLFNRTTKLLAIGYNVSERRLDASYYDLLASEARLASFVAIAQGQLPQEHWFALGRQLAIVHGQPVLLSWSGSMFEYLMPLLVMPTYPHTLLDQTYRSVVAAQIEYGRQRNVPWGISESGYTTVDAAMNYQYRAFGVPGTGMKRGLADDLVIAPYATMMGLMVDPEAACANLARMAELGFMGRYGFYEAVDYTPARLPRGQAFVIVKSFMVHHQGMGLLSLSYLLHDRPMQRRFESDPMLQSALLMLQERSPRVGAFYASSGGQAPALREAAAQEQASPMRILTRPDTAVPETQLLSNGRYHVMVTAAGGSSSRWKDLMVTRWREDSTRDNWGNFCYVRDVDSGRFWSNTYQPTLAEPERYEVIYSEGRAEVRRSDHGIDLYTEIVVSPEDDIEMRRIRVTNKSDRQRTIELTSFAEVTIAPAAADAAHPAFSKLFVQTEIVPDESAILCTRRPRSKGEHTPFLLHVMTVHDAKVVEVSYETDRAHFIGRGNSVQAPRALLEPGALAGGHGSVLDPVVAIRYRIVLQPDQVATVDIATGMADTREAAQSLIDKYQDRHMADRVFELAWTHSQVVLRQLNASEADGQLYSRLANHVIYPNATLRAEPAVLIRNQRGQSGLWPYAISGDLPIVLLQVKDADNIELARQMVQAHAYWRLKGLVVDLVIWYEDTSGYRQALHDQIMGLIASGIEAQSIDRPGGIFVRPLEQISPEDRILLQTVARVIVGDGRGSLAEQVKRAGPPPLRMPPLLADNRGEYDDAGPVTHVPHDLILANGIGGFTPDGREYVIVTGPGRRTPAPWSNVLANPQFGSVISESGQAYTWHENAHEFRLTPWHNDPITDASGEAFYLRDEASGHFWSPTPLPARGAGDYVTRHGFGYSTFEHTEAGIASTLTTYVAQDAPLRYTVLKVRNDSPVPRRLSATGYVEWVLGEMRSKSGMHIVTEVDPVSGALLARNAYNTEFSGRVAFFNADTTTRTVTGDRTEFIGRNGTLDSPAALGRQRLSGKVGTGLDSCAAIQVPFDLQPGQEREIVFVLGLGGRRNADATTMVQKHGGAAAAQEALAAVRAHWGTTLSAVQVATPDPALDVIANGWLMYQTIACRLWARSGYYQSGGAFGFRDQLQDAMALVHTEPHLLREHLLLCATHQFVEGDVQHWWHPPADRGVRTHCSDDYLWLALAASRYVEVTGDAAVLDEPAHYLEGRPVKPEEDSYYDLPARSAQAGDLYEHCVRAIRHGLRFGEHGLPLIGSCDWNDGMDKVGAEGKGESVWLAWFLIEVLRRFAPLAEGRGDAAFAAECRSEADKLAANVEQHAWDGDWYRRAWFDDGTPLGSQENPECQIDSISQSWGVLSGAADPERSRQAMAQVDRRLVRRDFGLIQLLDPPFDKSDLNPGYIRGYVPGVRENGGQYTHAAIWTVMAFAQLGDTDKAWELMRLINPVQHASDSDNVATYKVEPYVVTADIYAVEPHVGRGGWSWYTGSSGWMYRLILESLLGVRRMGDRLAVAPRLPAGWNGFTMSYRYGSSRYLVRVTRGAAAVVVDGDFIADGVIALVDDGREHAVEVRVGTP